The following coding sequences lie in one Arabidopsis thaliana chromosome 3, partial sequence genomic window:
- a CDS encoding uncharacterized protein (unknown protein; Has 0 Blast hits to 0 proteins in 0 species (source: NCBI BLink).), which yields MAKFWKVQPILPIPETKTQYRVASDNLGFQASVLSASLYSGFAHRSSLTSSAVLAGSLLSSPLARTPLLSYLDHCPSIVVDVDLVEKKSPELHRRTTAATVSHQILATVTGAVVVHRRGS from the exons ATGGCTAAATTCTGGAAGGTCCAGCCCATTTTGCCAATTcctgaaacaaaaactcaa TATCGAGTGGCGAGTGACAACTTAGGGTTTCAAGCTTCAGTCCTTTCGGCTTCTCTTTACTCTGGGTTTGCTCATCGTTCTTCCCTCACCTCAAGCGCTGTTCTCGCAGGATCTTTGCTGTCAAGTCCCTTGGC CCGCACGCCGTTGCTAAGTTATCTAGACCATTGTCCTagtattgttgttgatgtggaTCTTGTGGAGAAGAA GTCACCGGAACTTCACCGGAGAACCACCGCAGCCACAGTGAGTCACCAGATCTTAGCCACTGTCACCGGAGCAGTCGTTGTCCATCGGCGAGGCTCTTAA